From Butyricimonas paravirosa, one genomic window encodes:
- a CDS encoding JAB domain-containing protein, producing MNEQVKLPVVELVYRRKPSKKYKIESARDAYELLVSPFKDTIEHHISTRVILLNGSNKVLGVSTVSEGALSYNITDVRFILQLAILSNCKGVIICINQPSGDLEPTKLDDELVKQVKIALSYVDIDLLDYILYCEEDYYSYSDNGKL from the coding sequence ATGAACGAGCAAGTGAAATTACCAGTGGTAGAACTGGTGTACAGGAGGAAACCTTCTAAAAAATACAAGATTGAATCCGCAAGGGACGCTTACGAGTTACTGGTATCCCCGTTTAAGGATACAATAGAGCATCATATCTCCACGAGGGTTATTCTATTAAATGGCAGTAACAAAGTGCTGGGAGTGTCTACCGTAAGTGAAGGTGCCTTATCTTACAACATTACGGATGTAAGGTTTATATTGCAACTGGCGATACTCTCTAATTGTAAAGGAGTGATCATTTGCATAAACCAACCTTCTGGTGATCTTGAACCTACTAAACTGGACGATGAACTGGTGAAACAAGTGAAGATCGCACTTTCATATGTAGATATAGATTTACTGGATTACATCTTGTATTGCGAGGAAGACTATTACAGTTATTCAGATAACGGTAAACTTTAA
- a CDS encoding BACON domain-containing protein gives MKRLFVFLACLISLAIFSCSDSKDDNGDDPNGGNSSNVTLELSTTDIVFEAGGGEKEFYITCNGDWTIANASQWCKTDITSGNGNATISVTVNPSELYDDQNTNITVKAGTNTKILTVTQKKKDALLLTKDKYDLPTTGGDITVEVKSNITYTTTIPQEFNWIKQVNSKSRALETKNLNFKIEANSNTDKREGFIIFKDNASELADTVHVYQAQKDELILTQDTYNVPAEGETINVELKTNVDYEVIIPEDAKEWIEQLASKASRVDKLSFTILESTIYDDRQAEIIVKDKNSDLADTLHVIQKQVDAIILSQNRYEISSAGETISVEIQHNIQYEIIIPDTVSSWIKLIHSRAIQASKLNLNVLENKNHENRTAQIIFKKKDGNISDTLYILQQQRKKIILSQKTLNLPAKYSLNKVEINGNDYRYYDVIIPQDAQNWIKYNGYTSNASNLWLNFVVEANSMNESRKSIVVIKEKSTSLTDTLIINQDAMPEVYIGDLILKEVKDLKNFKYKKIIGNLTIDATTSIEELGNTLEIIDGNLTISNYSLSSFKGLSNLIQITGDFKLEAIAHSGGGMNELQSFEGLENLELIGGDFEIYSSAAGDKFNSANSLNKLESFKGLGKLKTIKGNFKITSIEHGTYSHAMVALKSFEGLENLETIGKDLEIISCNKTETGKSLKNLSSFKGLDKLQQIGGNLRLLSNLPEKGKGYYAALHAFTSFEGLGNLKSIGGSLEIGINRSTRLANLSSFTGMEKLEYIGNNFIVQGELPNFTSFSGLTNLNMVMGDFVMQFEASKTDVSLQGLNNLQSIGGNLTLSIVRLKNLSGLNNLNNIGEDFTVDHIASFEGLGNISTIKGNLSIGYNTFTSFKGLENLTLIEGNMLMYEGGDQLLSFEGLNNLKIIQGDLELNSGENGNTFNKIISFEGLNNLQAIEGCFKLTSISSSTIHNATSFNALESFEGLNNLERVGGDFILSSTARASASISSSFQKLKDFSGLSKLKSIGGKFTLLSNAKEVNSNAGMSQSFTNLVSFEGLEHLENIKGDFSLISSTNYVEGSFKMLNSFAGLNALVNIEGSLHLKGAHFDNLSSFSGLNNLRTISGNLYLGEGEFNKIESFDGLNNLEYINGDLQLENAAFENFKSFQGLNKLTSIKGGLILRHDGLSSNHTFFNKLSSFAGLNNLETIGGDFLLQGSYVGNSGFNSYVFNSLESFEGLNNLKRINGNFQIYVSAYYGSKVFNSLISFKGLENLANVGGKFQIYTTNSIHKEYTTSSFSSLKSLEGLSNLTSIDGDLLICGSNNEKYSFLKINTLTGLDKLSMVGGNIKIESCFTLENISSLSSLKTIRGNEFTIHNCRVLNNFTSLLEVLQNYGGIFTTSANAYNPTMEQILNGQGKPQE, from the coding sequence ATGAAAAGGTTATTTGTATTTTTAGCGTGTTTGATATCACTCGCTATTTTTAGTTGTAGTGATAGTAAGGATGATAACGGGGATGATCCCAACGGTGGTAATTCAAGCAACGTCACGCTTGAACTTTCAACAACAGATATTGTTTTTGAAGCGGGAGGCGGGGAGAAAGAGTTTTATATCACTTGCAATGGAGATTGGACTATAGCTAACGCTAGCCAGTGGTGCAAAACGGATATAACTAGCGGTAATGGTAATGCCACGATCTCTGTAACGGTAAATCCCTCGGAGCTATACGATGATCAAAATACCAACATCACTGTAAAGGCTGGAACTAACACCAAAATTTTAACGGTAACGCAAAAGAAAAAGGATGCGCTTCTTTTGACCAAGGACAAGTATGATCTACCAACCACGGGTGGTGATATAACGGTGGAGGTTAAAAGTAACATCACGTACACCACAACGATCCCGCAAGAATTCAACTGGATAAAACAGGTTAATTCAAAATCACGTGCTTTAGAAACTAAAAACTTAAATTTCAAAATAGAAGCCAATTCAAACACGGATAAAAGGGAAGGTTTCATTATTTTTAAAGATAACGCTAGTGAACTTGCAGACACGGTTCATGTTTATCAAGCGCAAAAGGATGAATTGATCTTGACGCAAGACACTTATAATGTCCCCGCAGAAGGAGAAACAATTAACGTTGAATTAAAAACAAACGTTGATTACGAGGTGATTATTCCAGAAGATGCAAAAGAGTGGATCGAGCAATTGGCAAGCAAGGCATCTAGGGTGGATAAATTGTCATTCACGATTTTAGAAAGCACTATTTATGATGACAGGCAAGCAGAGATCATTGTAAAAGACAAGAATAGCGATTTAGCAGATACTCTACACGTGATTCAGAAACAAGTTGATGCGATTATTTTGAGTCAAAATAGATACGAAATATCATCTGCAGGAGAAACTATATCTGTTGAAATACAGCATAACATTCAATATGAGATTATCATTCCCGATACCGTTTCTAGCTGGATCAAATTAATTCACTCTAGAGCTATTCAAGCAAGTAAATTGAATCTCAACGTGCTTGAAAATAAGAATCATGAAAATCGAACAGCTCAAATTATATTTAAAAAGAAAGACGGTAATATATCAGATACTCTCTATATATTACAACAACAGAGGAAAAAAATAATCCTATCTCAAAAAACACTCAATCTACCAGCTAAATATAGCCTAAACAAGGTTGAAATTAATGGAAATGATTACCGTTATTATGATGTTATTATTCCACAAGATGCGCAAAATTGGATAAAATATAATGGATATACTTCTAATGCGTCAAATCTATGGCTAAATTTTGTGGTTGAAGCAAATTCAATGAATGAATCAAGAAAATCAATCGTTGTAATCAAAGAAAAGAGTACTTCGTTGACAGATACATTAATTATTAATCAAGACGCAATGCCCGAAGTATATATAGGAGATTTGATTTTAAAGGAAGTCAAGGATCTTAAAAATTTCAAATATAAAAAGATAATTGGAAATCTTACAATTGACGCTACTACATCTATAGAAGAATTAGGAAATACCTTAGAAATAATTGACGGGAATTTGACAATATCAAATTATAGCTTATCTTCTTTTAAAGGATTAAGTAACCTGATACAGATAACTGGTGATTTCAAATTGGAAGCAATTGCCCATTCTGGAGGTGGAATGAATGAATTACAATCTTTTGAAGGTTTAGAAAATTTAGAATTAATAGGTGGAGATTTTGAAATATATTCTTCTGCTGCAGGAGATAAGTTTAACTCTGCTAATTCTTTAAACAAACTAGAATCGTTTAAAGGATTAGGAAAGTTAAAAACAATAAAAGGTAATTTTAAAATTACTTCTATTGAGCATGGGACATATAGTCATGCGATGGTGGCCTTAAAGAGTTTTGAAGGATTGGAGAATTTAGAAACAATCGGAAAAGATTTGGAAATTATCTCATGTAATAAAACAGAAACAGGAAAATCTCTAAAAAATTTATCTTCTTTTAAAGGGTTAGATAAATTACAACAAATAGGAGGAAACTTAAGACTCCTTTCAAACCTTCCTGAAAAAGGGAAAGGATATTATGCTGCTTTACATGCATTTACTTCGTTTGAAGGATTAGGAAATCTAAAGTCAATAGGAGGAAGTTTAGAAATAGGTATTAATCGTTCTACAAGATTGGCAAATCTTTCCTCTTTTACAGGAATGGAGAAATTAGAGTATATTGGAAATAATTTTATTGTCCAAGGAGAATTACCAAATTTTACTTCATTTTCAGGTCTAACAAATCTGAACATGGTTATGGGTGATTTTGTTATGCAATTTGAAGCATCAAAAACAGATGTATCTTTACAAGGATTAAATAATTTGCAATCTATTGGAGGTAATTTAACTTTAAGTATTGTTCGCTTGAAAAATTTGAGTGGATTAAATAATTTAAACAACATAGGTGAAGATTTTACGGTTGATCATATTGCTTCTTTTGAGGGATTGGGAAATATATCTACAATCAAAGGAAATCTTTCCATTGGATATAATACTTTCACCTCTTTTAAAGGGTTGGAAAACTTAACTTTGATAGAAGGGAACATGTTGATGTATGAAGGAGGAGATCAATTACTTTCATTCGAAGGATTAAATAATTTGAAAATAATCCAAGGTGATTTAGAATTAAATTCTGGAGAAAATGGCAATACATTTAATAAAATTATATCGTTTGAGGGCTTAAATAATCTACAAGCGATTGAAGGTTGCTTTAAGCTTACATCTATCAGTTCTTCTACTATACATAATGCAACTTCATTTAATGCATTGGAATCTTTTGAAGGATTAAACAATCTTGAACGTGTAGGTGGAGATTTTATACTTAGCTCCACGGCTCGAGCTTCTGCTTCGATTTCTTCTTCATTCCAAAAATTAAAGGATTTCAGTGGATTAAGTAAATTAAAGAGTATTGGAGGTAAATTCACTTTGCTTTCTAATGCAAAAGAGGTAAATTCAAATGCAGGTATGTCGCAGTCATTCACAAATTTAGTTTCATTTGAAGGCTTAGAGCATCTAGAAAATATCAAGGGAGATTTTAGCTTAATCTCTTCTACCAATTATGTAGAAGGATCTTTCAAGATGTTAAACTCCTTTGCTGGATTGAATGCTCTTGTAAATATTGAGGGAAGTTTGCATTTAAAAGGAGCCCATTTTGATAACCTTTCTTCATTTTCGGGATTAAATAATCTTCGAACCATAAGTGGTAATCTATATTTAGGAGAAGGAGAATTTAATAAAATTGAATCATTCGATGGTTTGAATAACCTAGAATACATAAATGGCGATTTACAATTAGAAAATGCGGCTTTTGAAAATTTCAAATCTTTCCAAGGGCTAAACAAGCTTACGAGCATAAAAGGAGGGCTAATTCTAAGGCATGACGGTTTGTCTAGTAACCATACTTTTTTCAATAAATTATCTTCTTTTGCTGGTTTAAATAACTTAGAAACAATAGGGGGGGATTTCCTTTTGCAAGGTTCTTATGTTGGAAATTCTGGATTTAATTCTTATGTCTTTAATTCTTTAGAATCTTTTGAAGGATTGAATAATTTGAAACGAATAAATGGAAACTTCCAAATATATGTATCAGCTTATTATGGTTCTAAAGTATTTAATTCCTTGATTTCATTTAAAGGTTTAGAAAACTTGGCTAATGTTGGTGGTAAATTTCAAATATACACGACCAATTCTATCCATAAAGAATATACGACATCTAGTTTTAGCTCTTTAAAGTCTCTAGAAGGATTAAGCAACTTAACTTCAATTGATGGAGATTTATTAATTTGCGGATCAAATAATGAAAAATATTCCTTTTTGAAGATAAACACTTTAACAGGCTTAGATAAATTATCAATGGTGGGAGGTAACATAAAAATAGAATCTTGTTTTACTTTAGAGAATATATCATCGTTATCTTCCTTAAAGACCATAAGAGGAAATGAATTTACAATTCATAATTGTAGAGTACTAAATAATTTCACATCTTTACTTGAAGTCTTACAAAATTATGGTGGAATTTTTACAACAAGTGCTAATGCTTATAATCCAACAATGGAACAAATTTTGAACGGGCAAGGAAAACCACAAGAATAA
- a CDS encoding ADP-ribosylglycohydrolase family protein encodes MANLNKDILLGTAIGDALGVPVEFEHRQELGKNPVVGMREYGTHNQPKGTWSDDTSLALCLAESLCKGYDLSEIGNNFVKWYYEGYWTPHGRVFDVGVTTARAISYLQSGCKPELAGMDRERDNGNGSLMRILPLVPYILNMEVEERYKIIGEVSSLTHRHPRSILACIALCEFAIQYINQQSCEKAYQTMQQILLQLLKREIFIEEDVPFKRLVGLSYNEFKAIELKDIRSTGYVIDTLEASLWCIFNTSSFKDAVLKAVNLGDDTDTVGAIAGGLAGIIYGYDTIPSEWINVLARKDDIIELANRLDAAKG; translated from the coding sequence ATGGCAAACTTGAATAAAGATATATTATTAGGAACAGCTATAGGCGATGCTTTAGGTGTTCCTGTTGAATTTGAACATAGACAAGAGTTAGGGAAGAATCCTGTTGTTGGGATGAGAGAGTATGGTACGCATAATCAACCTAAAGGTACATGGTCTGATGATACTTCTTTAGCCCTTTGTTTGGCAGAATCACTGTGTAAAGGATACGATCTAAGTGAAATTGGAAACAACTTCGTGAAATGGTATTATGAAGGTTACTGGACACCTCACGGAAGAGTATTTGATGTTGGTGTTACCACAGCAAGAGCAATATCCTATTTGCAAAGTGGATGTAAACCAGAACTGGCAGGAATGGATAGAGAACGAGATAATGGTAACGGATCACTTATGAGAATATTACCATTGGTGCCTTATATCTTGAACATGGAAGTTGAAGAGAGGTACAAGATCATAGGTGAAGTATCATCATTGACACATAGACATCCAAGAAGTATTCTGGCTTGTATTGCATTATGCGAGTTTGCGATACAGTACATCAACCAACAATCATGCGAGAAGGCTTACCAGACAATGCAACAAATACTATTACAGCTTTTGAAGAGGGAAATATTTATTGAAGAAGATGTTCCTTTTAAAAGGTTGGTAGGACTGTCTTATAACGAGTTTAAGGCAATTGAATTAAAGGACATACGTTCTACTGGCTATGTAATTGATACTTTGGAAGCTAGTTTGTGGTGCATCTTTAATACTTCCAGTTTCAAAGATGCGGTATTAAAAGCTGTAAACTTGGGTGATGATACTGATACAGTTGGAGCTATTGCAGGAGGATTGGCAGGTATCATATACGGTTATGATACGATTCCTTCTGAATGGATAAATGTATTAGCAAGAAAAGATGATATTATAGAATTAGCTAATAGATTAGATGCTGCAAAAGGATAA
- a CDS encoding DUF3871 family protein, whose protein sequence is MNTSTLIPSQNEGLLPVLFGSNDTKKEEPTYTPYEVVNDPVRKDKRRKHFIEANTEPIDMIRLKSDCIVPVFSKDNEMTISHPSFIETVHKVASELFRGESIEEPDIMVSHVIKGRIPEAIHKPVAQLLESDKTIYYERMAFAFEIPTIYETIDGNRVNLCITGVRAYNRENLYSKKVAERFSVAIGFQNKVCCNLCTFTDGFKTDLRAMSQHDLFREVMKLFQQYNAEKHLRLMKSFTSSYLTEHQFAQFLGKSRLYQCLPAKEKKLLPNMELTDSQVNIIAKAYYHDDNFKKEHGASEISLWKFYNMLTGANKSSYIDNFLDRSLNSTQLTEGIDKALHGDNTYKWFIE, encoded by the coding sequence ATGAACACGTCAACATTAATTCCAAGTCAAAATGAAGGGTTATTGCCAGTTTTATTTGGTAGTAATGATACAAAAAAGGAAGAACCTACCTACACTCCTTATGAGGTAGTAAATGATCCTGTTAGAAAGGACAAAAGGAGAAAGCATTTCATTGAAGCTAACACGGAACCAATTGACATGATCCGTTTAAAAAGTGATTGCATCGTGCCAGTGTTCAGCAAGGATAACGAGATGACAATATCTCATCCCTCGTTTATTGAAACGGTACACAAGGTAGCGAGTGAGCTGTTTAGAGGGGAAAGCATAGAGGAACCAGATATAATGGTAAGTCACGTTATAAAGGGAAGGATACCAGAAGCCATACATAAGCCAGTTGCTCAACTTTTAGAAAGTGACAAGACGATCTATTACGAGAGAATGGCGTTTGCTTTTGAAATACCTACCATTTATGAAACGATAGACGGTAACAGGGTGAATTTATGTATTACAGGAGTGAGAGCTTATAACAGGGAGAACCTTTATTCAAAGAAAGTGGCAGAAAGGTTTAGTGTGGCTATTGGTTTCCAAAACAAGGTATGTTGTAACTTGTGTACGTTTACTGATGGTTTTAAAACAGACCTTAGAGCGATGAGCCAGCATGATCTCTTTAGAGAGGTTATGAAGTTATTCCAACAGTATAATGCTGAAAAGCATTTACGGTTGATGAAGAGCTTCACTAGTTCTTACCTCACTGAACATCAATTCGCCCAGTTCTTGGGGAAAAGCAGGTTGTATCAATGCTTGCCCGCAAAAGAGAAGAAGTTACTCCCCAACATGGAATTAACGGATTCACAGGTAAATATTATTGCCAAGGCGTATTACCATGATGATAACTTTAAAAAGGAGCATGGTGCGAGCGAGATCAGTTTATGGAAATTCTATAACATGCTTACTGGTGCTAACAAGAGCAGTTACATAGATAACTTCCTAGATAGATCGTTAAACTCCACGCAATTAACCGAAGGGATAGATAAGGCGTTACATGGTGATAATACTTATAAATGGTTTATAGAGTAA